In Dyadobacter subterraneus, a single genomic region encodes these proteins:
- the htpG gene encoding molecular chaperone HtpG has product MESVIQEKGNLSIHTENIFPIIKKFLYSDHEIFLRELVSNAVDASQKIKKLASYGEFNGELGDLKVVVKLDKEAKTITISDNGIGMTADEIKKYINQIAFSGATEFVEKYKDKGEDGKGDKGIIGHFGLGFYSAYMVAENVEIITKSYKDGSEAVRWICDGSTEYELTSAEKSDRGSDIILHIAADSEEFLDESRLRGILEKYGKFLPIQIEFEDKIINNPSPIWTKNPSDLKDEDYIAFYKELYPFSEDPLFWIHLNVDYPFNLTGVLYFPKLKNDFQGQREKIQLYSRQVFITDEVKDIVPDFLQLLHGVIDSPDIPLNVSRSYLQADGNVKKINGYITRKVADKLSEIFKNDRAGFEGKFDDIGLFVKYGIISDEKFYEKAKDFCLLKNVNGKFFTFEEYKEAVKENQTDKNDTQVWLYTTDEKKQDAFIQSAKKRSYDVLSLTSVIDSHFINALEQKVEKIQVKRVDADTLDKLIEKDVTLESILSTEESDKAKKIFEEVVNSKTGNVQIEAMPVDELPVVITFPEFMRRMTDMQASSGQPSMFGNMPLMYTISVNANHPIIGRILNTENEEDQKTLAKQVYDLALLSQGLLVGSDLTQFIQRTVVGL; this is encoded by the coding sequence ATGGAATCAGTGATTCAGGAAAAAGGAAATCTTAGCATTCATACCGAAAATATATTTCCGATAATTAAAAAATTCCTTTACTCGGACCACGAAATATTTTTACGCGAATTAGTTTCAAACGCTGTTGATGCAAGTCAGAAAATCAAAAAACTTGCATCTTATGGCGAGTTTAACGGTGAACTTGGAGATTTGAAAGTGGTGGTTAAGCTTGATAAAGAAGCTAAAACCATTACAATCAGCGATAACGGTATCGGTATGACCGCTGATGAGATTAAAAAATATATCAATCAGATCGCTTTTTCTGGTGCTACCGAATTTGTTGAAAAATACAAAGACAAAGGTGAAGACGGAAAAGGTGACAAAGGAATAATCGGGCATTTTGGTCTTGGATTTTATTCTGCCTATATGGTTGCAGAAAATGTTGAAATCATCACAAAATCCTACAAAGACGGTTCAGAGGCCGTTCGCTGGATATGTGACGGATCGACCGAATATGAATTAACGTCAGCCGAAAAGTCGGATCGCGGATCTGATATTATTCTTCACATTGCTGCGGATTCAGAAGAGTTTTTGGATGAAAGTCGTCTGAGAGGAATTCTTGAAAAATATGGTAAGTTTTTACCGATTCAGATTGAATTTGAAGATAAAATCATCAACAATCCTAGTCCGATCTGGACAAAAAATCCATCGGATTTGAAAGATGAAGATTATATCGCATTCTACAAAGAACTTTATCCTTTCAGCGAAGATCCGTTGTTCTGGATCCATTTAAATGTAGATTATCCTTTCAATTTGACCGGGGTTCTTTACTTTCCGAAATTGAAAAACGATTTCCAGGGACAACGTGAAAAAATCCAGCTTTATAGCCGTCAGGTATTTATTACGGATGAGGTAAAAGATATCGTTCCTGATTTCCTTCAGTTGTTACACGGTGTTATTGACTCTCCGGATATCCCGTTGAACGTGTCAAGAAGTTATCTTCAGGCGGATGGTAATGTGAAGAAAATCAACGGATACATTACCCGTAAAGTAGCTGATAAATTATCCGAAATCTTCAAAAATGATCGTGCCGGCTTCGAAGGTAAATTTGATGACATCGGATTGTTCGTGAAATACGGAATTATCAGCGATGAGAAATTCTACGAGAAAGCGAAAGATTTTTGTTTGCTGAAAAACGTTAATGGTAAATTCTTCACTTTTGAAGAGTATAAAGAAGCCGTTAAAGAAAATCAGACCGACAAAAATGATACACAGGTTTGGTTGTATACAACCGACGAAAAGAAACAGGATGCTTTCATTCAGTCTGCTAAAAAACGCAGTTATGATGTTCTTTCTTTAACCAGTGTTATTGATTCACATTTTATCAATGCATTGGAACAAAAGGTTGAAAAAATCCAGGTAAAACGTGTAGATGCAGATACACTTGACAAGCTTATCGAAAAAGATGTGACTTTGGAAAGCATTCTTTCAACAGAAGAATCTGATAAAGCCAAAAAAATCTTTGAAGAAGTAGTAAACAGTAAAACTGGTAATGTTCAGATTGAAGCAATGCCGGTTGACGAATTGCCTGTTGTTATTACATTCCCTGAATTTATGCGTCGTATGACAGATATGCAGGCCTCTTCGGGACAACCTTCGATGTTCGGAAATATGCCATTGATGTATACAATTTCAGTTAATGCGAATCACCCGATTATCGGTAGAATTTTGAATACTGAAAATGAAGAAGATCAAAAGACTTTGGCGAAACAGGTTTATGACCTGGCACTTTTGTCACAAGGACTTTTGGTTGGAAGTGATTTAACACAATTTATCCAACGTACAGTTGTTGGTTTGT
- a CDS encoding MCP four helix bundle domain-containing protein, whose amino-acid sequence MKWSFIIQQKFKASLLLGGIMVTIILGTVLSRNNIEGIDKSFSSIYQDRLIPATTIIYLTENLYNKRLSLEKYLFSEDHIENATIDLQLNRYNKNLDSLTTAFEKTYLIEEEARILANFRDMAEAYILLEKQIIDEHRFGDSAKAKEMFEGVGVLTFQNSLAHLNELAKIQSQVGNTLMQKSRIDFAGFEILSFLQIALAVILGLIILVLIKNSRIINKPDILKTKGQNFHLN is encoded by the coding sequence ATGAAATGGTCATTTATTATTCAGCAAAAATTTAAAGCAAGTTTACTTCTTGGAGGCATTATGGTTACTATAATTTTAGGCACTGTTTTGTCCAGAAATAATATAGAAGGAATTGACAAATCATTTTCTTCAATCTATCAGGATCGGCTTATTCCGGCTACGACGATTATTTATCTCACTGAAAATTTGTACAACAAACGGCTTTCTCTGGAAAAATATCTTTTCTCAGAAGACCACATTGAAAATGCTACCATTGATTTGCAGTTAAATCGGTATAATAAAAACCTGGATTCTTTAACCACTGCTTTTGAAAAAACGTATCTCATAGAAGAAGAAGCTAGGATCCTTGCCAATTTTCGAGATATGGCAGAGGCTTATATTTTGCTGGAAAAGCAAATAATTGACGAGCATAGATTTGGTGATTCTGCAAAGGCGAAAGAAATGTTTGAAGGAGTCGGAGTTTTAACTTTTCAAAATTCACTTGCCCACCTTAACGAACTTGCCAAAATTCAGTCGCAGGTAGGAAATACGCTTATGCAGAAATCCAGGATTGATTTTGCCGGTTTTGAAATACTGTCGTTTTTGCAAATCGCACTTGCAGTGATTTTAGGGTTGATTATTTTGGTTCTGATCAAAAATTCCCGGATCATCAATAAACCGGATATTTTAAAAACAAAAGGTCAAAACTTTCATTTGAATTAG
- a CDS encoding TonB-dependent receptor domain-containing protein — protein MRRFFLMNFKVAALAFILFFSAHLSKAQGPLAPSTNSPASVTPKGNSKISGIVSDSVAAKPVEFVSVALVNFSDNKVLDGAVGDEKGKFEISGVAAGKYKLLFSFIGFKDKSVNVTVENSKNVDLGTIKMSANTKTLDEVTITGEKSMVEEKVDRLVYNAEKDITSKGGDASDLLRKVPMLSVDLDGNVSLRGSSNIRVLINNKPSTIIASNVADALKQIPADMIKSVEVITSPSAKYDAEGSGGIINIITKKNNLQGLTLNVDSGVGNRGTNLGLNGSYRKGKMGFTLGGFGRAFYNKATSVLDQDTKSGSDVFSTKQNSNAKDRGLFGQYSLGFDYDLGKNQALSAGVRYGTRNFIQKQNLFIDQFTNSVATANSRRKVDRKDLSGTIDMNVDYVRTFKPQQEWSFSTLYSHTNLTNNFNTDILNTSGNVGSRLKNVNGNYNNEFTLQTDYQTPIKKNQLLEFGAKGIFRKVSSDYKYLMAGETGDFTINPDNPSGTLNYNQNVAAGYVSYSLTTKNKYTIKAGTRYEYTGISADAGDKGKISIPSYGNLVPSINLSKNITDATTIKVAYNRRLQRPGIQQLNPNVNIANPQSISMGNPSLSPELTNNFEAGLSTNIKKTYLNVSVFARNTNNSITQVRTTIDTLAGAIVTTYENIGKQRAYGANVFANVYLTSKWTLNGSVDLLQSHMEGQTTNAEGVSEAVSNSGFNYGGRIMSQLSLKKGWGLQAFAFYRGKEVQLQGSRTGFYMYSLGFKRDFNNKKGSIGFGAENFMTKGVRFTSDLQSPIFAQTSQTQLYNRNFKITFNYTIGKMSFDAPKRKTRSVSNSDVKGGGENN, from the coding sequence ATGAGAAGATTTTTTTTAATGAATTTTAAAGTAGCAGCTCTTGCCTTTATTTTATTTTTTTCGGCACATTTAAGTAAGGCGCAAGGCCCGTTGGCTCCTTCAACTAATTCACCGGCTTCGGTGACTCCAAAGGGAAATTCAAAAATTTCAGGAATCGTTTCTGATTCAGTCGCGGCAAAACCGGTTGAGTTTGTAAGTGTGGCTTTGGTCAATTTTTCGGATAACAAGGTACTTGACGGAGCGGTAGGGGATGAAAAAGGAAAATTTGAAATAAGCGGTGTTGCCGCGGGAAAGTACAAATTGTTGTTTTCGTTTATCGGATTTAAAGATAAATCTGTAAATGTAACTGTGGAAAACAGTAAGAACGTTGACCTTGGAACAATTAAAATGTCTGCCAATACCAAAACGCTTGATGAAGTTACCATCACAGGTGAAAAGTCGATGGTTGAGGAAAAAGTGGATAGATTGGTTTATAACGCTGAAAAAGATATTACTTCAAAAGGCGGTGACGCTTCTGATCTTTTGAGGAAGGTACCGATGTTATCAGTGGATCTGGACGGAAATGTCTCATTACGTGGAAGTTCCAATATTCGCGTATTGATTAATAACAAACCTTCAACGATCATAGCAAGTAACGTTGCGGATGCATTAAAACAGATTCCTGCCGATATGATCAAATCTGTTGAAGTTATTACTTCACCATCGGCAAAATATGATGCGGAAGGTTCAGGCGGTATTATCAATATCATTACCAAGAAGAATAATTTGCAAGGTTTAACCCTGAATGTGGATTCAGGAGTAGGTAATCGTGGTACGAACCTGGGCCTGAATGGTAGTTACCGAAAAGGAAAAATGGGGTTTACTCTGGGTGGATTTGGCCGTGCGTTTTATAACAAAGCTACGTCTGTACTGGATCAGGATACAAAATCAGGTAGTGATGTTTTTTCAACCAAACAAAATTCTAACGCCAAAGACAGAGGTTTGTTCGGACAGTATTCTCTTGGATTTGATTATGATCTTGGGAAAAATCAGGCACTTTCTGCCGGCGTAAGATATGGTACACGTAACTTCATTCAGAAACAAAATCTGTTCATTGATCAGTTTACGAATTCTGTCGCCACTGCAAATTCACGGCGTAAAGTAGATCGCAAAGACTTATCGGGAACCATTGATATGAACGTTGACTATGTACGTACTTTCAAACCGCAGCAGGAATGGAGCTTCTCAACACTTTATAGCCATACTAATCTGACCAATAATTTCAATACTGATATTCTAAATACGAGTGGAAATGTTGGTAGCAGACTGAAAAACGTGAATGGTAATTACAACAATGAATTTACACTTCAAACTGATTATCAGACCCCAATCAAAAAAAATCAATTGCTTGAATTCGGAGCCAAGGGAATTTTCCGTAAGGTGAGCAGCGATTACAAATATCTGATGGCCGGTGAAACCGGGGATTTTACAATCAATCCGGATAATCCGTCGGGAACATTAAATTATAACCAGAATGTTGCTGCCGGTTATGTTTCTTACTCTTTGACCACAAAAAATAAATACACGATCAAGGCTGGTACGCGTTATGAATATACCGGCATTAGCGCTGATGCGGGTGATAAAGGCAAGATTTCAATTCCTAGTTATGGTAATCTTGTTCCGAGCATAAACCTTTCTAAAAATATAACTGACGCAACCACAATTAAGGTTGCATATAACAGAAGATTGCAGCGTCCCGGAATTCAACAGCTGAATCCAAACGTGAACATTGCCAATCCGCAAAGCATCAGTATGGGAAATCCTTCACTGAGTCCGGAGCTAACCAATAATTTTGAAGCAGGTTTGAGTACCAATATTAAGAAGACTTATCTAAATGTTTCGGTTTTCGCACGTAATACAAATAATTCTATCACCCAGGTGCGTACTACCATTGATACGCTTGCCGGTGCAATTGTTACTACCTACGAAAATATCGGAAAGCAGCGCGCTTATGGAGCCAACGTTTTTGCCAACGTGTACCTGACTTCGAAATGGACACTGAATGGAAGTGTTGATTTGTTGCAGTCACATATGGAGGGGCAGACAACCAATGCAGAAGGGGTTTCGGAAGCTGTCAGTAATTCAGGATTTAATTATGGAGGAAGGATTATGTCTCAGCTTTCATTGAAAAAAGGCTGGGGATTACAGGCATTCGCTTTCTATCGTGGTAAGGAAGTACAATTACAAGGTTCGAGAACCGGATTTTATATGTACTCGCTTGGCTTCAAAAGAGACTTTAATAACAAAAAGGGAAGCATAGGTTTTGGTGCTGAAAACTTTATGACGAAAGGAGTAAGGTTCACTTCCGATCTTCAATCACCGATTTTTGCACAAACCAGCCAAACGCAATTATACAACCGGAATTTCAAAATAACATTTAACTATACTATTGGAAAAATGAGTTTTGATGCGCCAAAACGTAAAACTCGCTCAGTTTCCAATTCGGATGTAAAAGGAGGAGGAGAGAATAATTAA
- a CDS encoding DUF6962 family protein — MNEVIIDFSKVHQIKLFGITILEPSTVISSLLMAIVCFYAFVHLGRLARAHRMYSQIRYFFLFMGIATVIGGVLGHGFLYLTGQQGKIPGWFSSMIAVALFERAAIWHIKPLLKPKFGSWLGYLNYFELTLFFVLTLVTLNFVVVEIHAFYGLFLMLFMIEIYVYKHKKDPGSVNIFIATGLGAVAAGFHALKFSFGPWFNYNDISHIPMAASIWYYYQGARHMTFYGTPVIEPEEIEKSEVEN; from the coding sequence ATGAATGAGGTTATCATAGATTTCAGCAAAGTTCATCAGATCAAACTGTTTGGTATTACCATTCTTGAACCTTCGACTGTAATTTCCAGCCTGCTGATGGCGATTGTCTGCTTTTATGCATTTGTGCATTTAGGCCGACTTGCCCGTGCGCACCGCATGTACAGCCAGATACGCTATTTCTTTTTATTTATGGGGATTGCAACGGTTATTGGCGGCGTTTTGGGACACGGATTTTTATATTTAACAGGACAGCAAGGAAAAATTCCCGGCTGGTTTTCAAGTATGATTGCGGTTGCCTTATTCGAGAGAGCTGCAATTTGGCATATCAAACCGCTCTTAAAACCCAAATTTGGTTCATGGCTCGGATATCTTAATTATTTCGAATTAACGCTGTTTTTTGTTCTGACATTGGTTACACTGAATTTTGTAGTGGTAGAAATTCATGCATTTTACGGTCTTTTCCTCATGTTATTCATGATCGAAATTTATGTTTACAAACACAAAAAAGACCCGGGAAGCGTCAACATTTTTATAGCAACGGGACTTGGTGCAGTAGCGGCCGGTTTTCATGCATTAAAATTCAGTTTCGGACCATGGTTCAATTATAATGATATCAGTCACATTCCTATGGCAGCTTCAATCTGGTATTACTATCAAGGCGCAAGACATATGACTTTTTATGGCACTCCGGTTATTGAACCTGAGGAAATCGAAAAATCGGAAGTAGAAAACTAG
- a CDS encoding peroxiredoxin yields MSLRLGDIAPDFEANTTQGPIKFHEWLGTSWGLLFSHPADFTPVCTTELGKTALLNGEFEKRNVKVLAVSVDDIDSHNRWIPDINEVNDTVVNFPIIADEGRKVAELYDMIHPNASEKATVRSVFIIGPDKKIKLTLTYPASTGRNFNEILRVIDSLQLTANYSVATPADWKDGEDVIVVPAVSTEDAEKKFTKGLRIVKPYLRYTPQPNK; encoded by the coding sequence ATGTCACTTCGATTAGGAGATATTGCCCCGGATTTTGAGGCAAATACTACACAAGGACCAATAAAATTCCATGAATGGTTGGGAACGAGCTGGGGCTTATTATTTTCTCACCCAGCTGACTTTACGCCGGTTTGTACTACTGAACTTGGAAAAACTGCACTTTTGAACGGTGAGTTTGAAAAACGTAACGTTAAAGTTTTGGCAGTTAGCGTTGACGATATAGATTCTCATAATCGCTGGATTCCTGATATCAACGAAGTAAATGATACTGTTGTTAATTTCCCGATCATTGCCGACGAAGGCAGAAAAGTGGCAGAATTGTACGATATGATTCACCCGAATGCAAGTGAAAAAGCAACAGTTCGTTCGGTATTCATTATTGGCCCAGATAAAAAAATTAAACTTACATTAACTTACCCGGCTTCAACGGGACGTAATTTTAATGAGATTCTTCGTGTTATCGATTCACTTCAATTGACTGCTAACTATTCTGTTGCTACGCCGGCGGATTGGAAAGATGGTGAAGATGTGATCGTCGTTCCGGCTGTAAGTACGGAAGATGCAGAAAAGAAATTTACGAAAGGTTTGCGCATCGTAAAACCATATCTTCGCTATACACCTCAGCCTAACAAATAA
- a CDS encoding sigma-54-dependent transcriptional regulator: MKTVLIIDDEEKLRALLARILKSEGFDVLEAGDCKSGLKSVEINDIDVVLCDVKLPDGSGVDMVSKIKQKKSQVEVILLTAYGNITDGVQAMKNGAFDYIVKGDDNDKIIPLLHRAIEKVQLQKRVKELEKRVEDKFSFQSVIGKSKAIQQAIELAQRVAPNDTNVLLTGETGTGKEVFAQGIHQASQRSGKNFVALNCGAFGKDILESELFGYKQGAFTGANKDKKGLIEEANNGTLFLDEIGEMPLELQAKLLRVLETNEFIKLGDTKTTKSNFRLIAATNRDLKVESEEKRFRSDLYFRLNVFQIQLPPLRERVKDIEPLLQFFVNQFSAKMNKKTLTYSDEFLKKLETYKWVGNIRELKNVIERAVILSDDQLDIESLPFEIQQSEPAAKNGQLSAFSMESIEKLHIQKVLNYAKGNKAETARLLEIGIATLYRKLEEYNIH, translated from the coding sequence TTGAAAACTGTATTAATTATTGATGACGAAGAAAAACTTCGTGCACTTTTGGCAAGAATCCTGAAATCCGAAGGCTTTGATGTGCTTGAAGCCGGTGATTGCAAATCTGGTTTGAAAAGTGTTGAAATTAATGATATTGATGTTGTTTTATGTGATGTAAAATTGCCGGATGGTAGCGGCGTGGATATGGTTTCCAAAATCAAACAGAAAAAATCTCAGGTTGAGGTTATTCTGCTGACTGCCTATGGAAACATCACGGATGGTGTGCAGGCCATGAAAAATGGCGCTTTCGATTATATTGTTAAAGGTGACGATAATGATAAAATCATTCCGCTGCTGCACCGTGCTATTGAAAAAGTACAATTACAAAAACGTGTTAAAGAACTGGAAAAAAGGGTTGAAGATAAATTTTCCTTTCAGTCCGTTATTGGTAAATCAAAGGCAATTCAGCAAGCCATTGAGCTGGCACAAAGAGTAGCACCCAATGATACAAATGTATTACTGACCGGGGAAACAGGAACAGGAAAGGAAGTTTTTGCACAGGGAATTCATCAGGCAAGTCAGCGTTCGGGGAAAAACTTTGTTGCCCTGAACTGTGGTGCCTTCGGGAAAGATATTCTGGAAAGTGAATTGTTCGGATATAAACAAGGCGCTTTTACCGGTGCGAATAAGGATAAAAAAGGGTTAATCGAAGAGGCCAACAATGGCACTTTATTTCTGGATGAGATTGGTGAAATGCCACTTGAATTGCAGGCTAAACTTCTTCGGGTTTTGGAAACAAATGAGTTTATAAAACTTGGGGATACCAAAACTACCAAATCGAATTTCAGGTTGATAGCCGCTACAAATCGTGATTTGAAAGTTGAAAGCGAAGAAAAACGTTTCCGGTCGGATCTGTATTTTAGATTAAATGTTTTTCAAATTCAACTCCCGCCGCTTCGGGAAAGAGTGAAGGATATTGAGCCTTTGCTACAATTTTTTGTCAACCAGTTTTCGGCAAAAATGAACAAGAAAACGCTGACTTACTCAGACGAATTTCTCAAAAAACTGGAAACATATAAATGGGTTGGAAATATCCGGGAACTGAAAAATGTGATTGAACGGGCGGTGATTTTAAGTGATGATCAGCTTGATATTGAAAGTCTTCCATTTGAAATCCAGCAATCGGAACCAGCAGCAAAAAATGGTCAGTTATCCGCTTTTTCAATGGAAAGCATTGAAAAACTGCACATCCAGAAAGTACTAAATTATGCCAAAGGAAATAAAGCAGAGACGGCCAGATTGCTGGAAATTGGTATCGCTACGCTTTATAGAAAATTGGAAGAGTACAATATTCATTGA
- the pgl gene encoding 6-phosphogluconolactonase has product MGQLHIAKDSVQLSTDLAEWISNYIKEVSTKKDRFTFVLSGGSTPKLLYTLLSAKPYNESIPWEKIHFFWGDERAVPFEDSRNNAKMAYDELLDKVGVKAENIHVMRTDIGAEESAAEYEKILKQYFEGEETTFDFVLLGMGDDGHTLSLFPGTSVIHEKDAWVTSFFLPAQDMYRITLTAPVVNHSAAVVFLAVGNGKAETLKHVLEGDFKPDTYPSQVIKPTNGELHWFIDEAAAADLKA; this is encoded by the coding sequence ATGGGACAACTTCATATTGCAAAGGATTCCGTACAGCTAAGCACAGATCTTGCTGAATGGATCAGTAATTACATCAAAGAAGTATCGACAAAAAAGGATCGTTTTACTTTTGTCCTTTCCGGAGGCAGTACGCCAAAGTTGCTTTATACTTTGCTGTCTGCCAAACCTTACAATGAAAGCATTCCTTGGGAAAAGATACATTTTTTCTGGGGTGATGAAAGAGCAGTTCCCTTTGAAGATTCTCGTAATAATGCTAAAATGGCATATGACGAACTTTTGGATAAAGTAGGTGTGAAAGCTGAAAATATCCATGTCATGCGCACTGATATCGGTGCAGAAGAATCTGCTGCTGAATATGAAAAAATATTGAAACAGTATTTTGAGGGTGAGGAAACTACTTTCGATTTTGTATTATTAGGCATGGGAGATGACGGGCATACGTTGTCGTTATTCCCCGGAACTTCGGTGATTCATGAAAAAGATGCATGGGTAACTTCTTTCTTTTTGCCAGCTCAGGATATGTACCGCATCACGCTCACAGCTCCTGTTGTCAATCATTCGGCTGCGGTTGTATTTTTGGCTGTTGGTAATGGCAAAGCGGAAACTTTGAAGCACGTGCTGGAAGGAGATTTCAAACCGGATACTTATCCATCACAGGTTATCAAACCAACAAATGGTGAACTTCACTGGTTTATCGACGAAGCTGCGGCGGCTGATTTGAAAGCATAA
- the zwf gene encoding glucose-6-phosphate dehydrogenase, protein MKTSKRPPASILFIFGGSGDLNYRKLTPALYNLFLDEWMPEKFAIAGIGRSAYSNEEYHGHLLDGITKFSRRKDEQNEHWGDFSQHVSYLQMDGDDAAAYHKITDLVKEKEAEWGQHPNVIFYLAVAPQLVPSIATKLGALNLCSDVHCTRIVVEKPFGHDLKSAHELNALLSGMFKEEQIFRIDHYLGKETVQNILALRFANALFEPLWNRNYIDHIQITAAESVGLEGRGGYFENSGALRDMVQNHILQILCMVAMEAPVSFDANEIRNKKVDVLHAIRRIAPDKVHEHAVRGQYSSGTKKGENVVGYREEKGVNPESAIDTFAAAKFYIDNWRWQGVPIYVRTGKYLNQKATHITLQFKSPPHNAFPSEAEDVWHSNKLTISIQPEMDISLSFQVKRPGQTMTLDPVNMTFSYDDASKDHAPEAYETLLLDVMEGDATLFMRGDQVEAAWKVIMPILENWESNKPTDFPNYAPESWGPDAADQLIAREGHAWINTPSA, encoded by the coding sequence ATGAAAACAAGTAAGAGACCGCCCGCTTCTATATTATTTATTTTTGGAGGCAGCGGTGATTTAAATTATAGAAAATTAACACCAGCACTTTATAATCTTTTCCTTGACGAATGGATGCCCGAAAAATTTGCAATTGCAGGTATCGGGAGAAGTGCTTATAGTAATGAAGAATATCACGGTCATTTGCTTGATGGAATTACAAAGTTTTCCAGAAGAAAAGATGAGCAAAATGAACATTGGGGAGATTTTAGTCAGCACGTTTCCTATCTTCAAATGGATGGAGATGACGCAGCTGCCTATCATAAAATTACGGATCTGGTAAAGGAAAAAGAAGCAGAATGGGGCCAGCACCCGAATGTGATTTTTTATCTGGCCGTTGCTCCGCAGCTTGTACCTTCTATTGCAACAAAACTTGGTGCACTTAATTTGTGCAGTGACGTTCATTGTACCCGAATCGTGGTTGAAAAACCTTTCGGGCACGATCTGAAAAGTGCACATGAATTGAATGCGTTGCTTTCCGGTATGTTCAAGGAAGAACAGATTTTCAGAATTGACCATTATTTGGGAAAAGAAACGGTACAAAATATCCTGGCTTTGCGTTTTGCAAATGCTTTGTTTGAACCGCTTTGGAACCGTAATTATATTGACCATATTCAAATTACGGCCGCTGAAAGTGTTGGTTTGGAAGGTCGTGGTGGCTATTTTGAAAATTCTGGTGCTTTGCGTGATATGGTGCAAAACCACATTTTGCAAATACTTTGTATGGTGGCAATGGAAGCTCCGGTTTCTTTTGATGCCAATGAAATCAGAAATAAAAAGGTAGATGTGCTTCATGCAATCCGCCGTATTGCGCCGGATAAAGTACATGAACATGCGGTACGCGGTCAATATTCAAGCGGTACGAAAAAAGGTGAAAACGTTGTTGGATACCGTGAGGAAAAAGGCGTTAATCCTGAATCTGCGATTGATACTTTTGCCGCGGCGAAATTCTACATCGACAACTGGCGCTGGCAGGGCGTTCCGATATATGTCCGCACCGGAAAATATCTGAATCAGAAAGCTACGCATATTACGTTGCAGTTTAAATCGCCACCGCATAATGCATTCCCGTCAGAAGCGGAGGATGTTTGGCATTCCAATAAACTTACGATCAGCATTCAGCCTGAAATGGATATCAGCCTAAGTTTTCAGGTAAAACGTCCAGGCCAGACGATGACGCTTGATCCGGTAAATATGACTTTCAGTTATGATGATGCCTCAAAAGATCATGCGCCGGAAGCTTACGAAACTTTGCTTTTGGATGTGATGGAAGGTGATGCAACGTTATTTATGCGTGGCGATCAGGTGGAAGCGGCCTGGAAAGTAATTATGCCGATTCTGGAAAACTGGGAAAGTAATAAACCGACTGATTTTCCAAATTATGCACCGGAATCATGGGGACCGGATGCGGCCGATCAGTTGATTGCCCGTGAAGGACATGCGTGGATTAATACACCATCAGCTTAA